CGCTTCTCGGCACGATCATCGGCATGATCGTGCTGGACGCGCTGCCGGGTGGGCCACTGCGCGTCGGCCTCGGCCTGATCACACTTGGCTTTGTGGCCAGCCAACAGCAGGCGGTGGCGATCCCGTCGCTCGGGATCGAGGGTGGGTCGACGCTCGGGAGCGCTCCAGCGATGATCACAATCGGCGGCGTGTCGGGACTGCTGTTCGGTGCGACCAACGTCGGGGTCCAACTGGTTGCCTATCTCCGGAGTCAGGATCTCTCCCACGGGCTGTTTGTCGGCGTGGTGGCGATGGTGTTCGTCGGCATCAACGCCCTCCGCGTCGGGGCGGCGGGCCTCTTGGGACTCTATCCGTCGCTGACCGTCCTCGGACTCTCAGTCGCGGCGACGGTGCCCGCAATCGGGGGTGTCGCAGTGGGGAGTCGACTTCGGAATCGAGTAAGCAGTCGGCTTCGTCGTCGACTGGTGTTTGGCCTACTGACGATCATCGGGATTCGACTCCTACTCGGTGGACTCGGCATCGCCTGACATGGGATGGAGTTTTGATCGGCGTGTTACTCGGTGAGTGTGTCGTATTCGGTCACTGTGAGCGTTGAGCTGTCTCCCCACGTGATTTTCAGCGAATCGGCACCGACGTCGACAGCGTCGACCGAGAGGTCGACTTTCTCGGCGTTCGCATCGGTGCGGTTGCCGGTCATTTTCACTGCTTTTAGGTGGGCCAACTCGTCGGGATCGGCGCAGTAGTCGTTTGGCGCGCCGACGACCGAGAGCTCCGCGTTCCGGAGCAGCTTCCGGAGTCGTTTCGCCGCGGCGACCGACCCCGAATCTAGTTTCACGACCAGTTCGTCATCGTCGTCCTCCACGAGGGCACTGTAGTCGGCCGCCGCGAGATCAGTCACGTCATCCCTCGAATCGAGATCTTCGAACAGATAGAGCCCGCTCGCATCGTCGGTGGTGCGAACGCTGTCAGGGACGATCACGACGAGATCCGTTTTGGTGCCTCCCGTCAGATTCCCCGCCATCGTGATCCAGTTCGGACGGTGTTCGATTGGGACCGTCTTCGAGCGATCCGGCAGCGGATGGATCTCCTTGGGGAACTTCGTGCGGTCGTCTTCGACCCGGAAGATGCCCCACGAGCCGCCTTCGAGTTTCCGCCGCTCGCGTGTCTCCTGATAAATGAAGTCGCCGGTACTCTCGGCGAGTCCGCCCGCACCGCCGACGGGTTCGACCCGGTCGGTCTTGGTGACGCTGATCTGATCGTCGACACCGACGAGTTTGGAGTCGGCCTCGCCTCGAAGTCGGTCCCACTGGTGCTCAGCGAGATGGAACGCGAGTCCATCGGCTTTGTCAGCACAGAGATGGATCCGGAACGTCACGGGATCGCCGAGCAGCGCACGGAGCACCGGGGTGTTCGGATCGCCGTGGATATTCGAGGCGTACACGTTCGCCGGATTGTCGTCGGCCCGCTCGAACCGGCGACTGAAGGGCTCCGAGCGGTAGTTGATCGCCGGATAGCCGTGGTCTTCGGGATCGCCCAACTGATTGCAGGGGTCGTCGGAATCTTCGATATCCGGTCCCGGTGGCACCACACAGTTGTCGGGATCGTCCTCGTTGATGATGAACTGTCCGTCCGCAAACGCCAGCGAGAAATCCCGGAAATCGTCGCCATCGGGCATCTTCTTCATCACCGAGTGCGCCCGACCGTTCGGTGCTGGCTCGCAGGTGATCGGATCGAGGAACTCGACGCCCTCCTCTTCGATGACCAGTCGACCGTAGGCTCCGTGGTGGCGGTTGCTTCTGATGTCCGCGAAGTCCTGAAGCACCGACGAAACCGAAACCTCGTTGACGTACCAGCGGTAGGTGATCTCTTCGCCGGGCCCGATCGTCTGATCCCAGTTGAAGCCGACGGTCGTTCCGTCGGAGCCGAGAACGTTGTACCGGACCTGTTTGGGATGTAGCGAGATCCGCTTCGAGCGATCCCAGTCCTCGTCGGGACCCTGCATCTCGGGATGTGGATGGTCGTTGTCGAGATCGTCGAAGTCGATATCGTTGGTCAGCGTGAGGTCGATGCAGTCGTTCTGTGTCGCGCGCAACAGCAGCGGTTCGAGCGGTGCGTCGCCGTCGCAGATCGCCTCGACGTCCTCGTCCATCGCATACGCGATGCCGTAGGGGTCGACGTCGCCGTACTCGTTGTACTCGATCTCGGTATCGAACGCCGTCACATTGAACTGTAGACGATCCGCATCTTTCGGACACGGTCTGCCCGGCGACGGGGCGAGCTCCGGTGGATCGCCGGTAATGGCGTCGTTCTGCCGGGCCTCTTTGTCGGCGGGGAACTCCTGTCGCTCCTCTTTTTTGTCCGCGTAGAGAAGCCGTGCGAGTTGGCCCGTCTCCGACCAATTGAACTCGCTCCACGGAGCCGGATGCCCCATCTCTTTGAGCTGCTTGCGACTGATCGTCTCGTTCGGGGCCTTCCGGTCCGGCAACGGTTCGAGGTGGTCGACTTCCCCGCCGAACTCTCGAAACAGTCCCCACATCCCGTTCCAGAGATCGTCGACGACCCGTGATCCATACAGATAGTCCTTGATCGGGAGGCCAGCGGGGTTCTCGTCGAGTTCCTCGATGAACGTCCCCTCACCGATTGAGTCGGGTTCCTCCAGAAGATCGAGTGCGAAGGCTTCCGAGGTGCCGATGACCTGCGTGACGGCGTCTTCGGGGTCCTGTCCCTCCGGATCGAACCGTCGACCGTTGATCGTGAAGTTGTGTTGTTCCTCGTAGCCCCCATGCCACAGCCGGAAGCGAACCGGATCGTCCTCGTAGGCCTCGAAAGTGGGCGTCGACGGATCGCCGTGGACGAACGAGGAGTGAACGTAAGCCGGATCACAGTCGTCGCGGATGTAGTAGGGCGTGTTCCGGTAGTTGATCGCCATTACCCCCGCGTTCTCGTTGTGTTCGGCCTCGTTTCGGTTGACCAGCTCGCCGTCGCGGTCGACCAGCTGTGCGAAATCGTGGTAAGCCACACAGAACTCCCGGTAGTCGGTGCCGTCGGGCACCTCGATGATCGCTTGGGTACCGCTGTCGATCTCGTCACCGCTGAACGGATCGAGCCAGCGTGATTTGGGCGGCTCAACCACGAGCGAGGCGAACGAGCCGTGCATCACGTCTTCGATGCCGGTGATGTGATCGTGGAAAAAGATCGTCCCCTCCTCGTCGGCAAACCATCGATAAAAGGCCTTTTCGCCTGATTTGGCGTCCTGACGGTAGTTGAATCCAGACGCCAGTGAGTCCGAGCCCAGAAGATCATAGGAGACGAAATGGATGTGGTTGGATTTCCCACCGGCCTCGATGGGAACACTGTCGGGGTTGCCGTCCTCGCCGCCCTCCGGGAAGCGGTCGGCGGGGATCGCCGCGATGTTTTCCTCGGTGACCTCGTTTTTAAATGTAATGTCGACGCAGTCGCCGACGTTGGCGCGGATGACCAGCGGTTCGGGATTCAACTTCCCCTTTTTGACTAGTTCGGCGTTCTCTTCGAGCACGTAGACGATTCCGTTCGGATCGTGGTGTCCGGCGTCGTTGTAGACGACATCGGCGGGAAGGGCGACGATGGTGTACTCACGTTTCTCGCCCTCGATCTCGGCTTCGACGTCGGGATCACAGGGATCTGTGTACGGCGCACCGGGGATGATATCGTCGCCGAGGGCGGCCTGCTCGTCGTCGGTCGGATCACGGAACTCCTCCTTTCCGGCCGCACCGTACGGTGGGAACGGCGGTGTGTTACCGAACTTGCCGGGAATGAACTCGGGGTAGCCGGGCACGTCCGAATCGAGCGGAATCGGCGGCTTGTTGTTCGGCAGCGTCTGGAATCCCTTTCGCTCCTTGTCAAGTACGCGCATGATTCCCCACATTCCCTCGCCGTAGTGGGGGAAGAGGTGGCAGTGGAACAGTACATCACCCGTCGACCGGTGTGCGCCACCCGCACCAACCGCAAAGGAGTCCTCGAACTCCAGATTCGGACGCACGGTCGTGAAATCGTTGATACCTTCTGTCGACGTCCCTGAGGCAACGCTGAGCGGGCTCTCGTAGACCGCCCCGAGGCCGACCGTCTGGGAGTCGACGGTACCTGAAGAAATGTCCGGCGGCGTCTCTTTCCAGCGATGGCCGTGGAGGTGGTGGACGTGGTTTTCTTCGACCGACGCCCCCATCGGCAGCACGTTCACCGGATCGCCGACGTACACCGGATACACGTTGTCACCGCCGCCGGGGTCGCCGTTGAGCCACGAGTTGTAGAAGTTCTCTCTGATCTCCGGGTCGCTCCCGTCGGGTATCCGGTTCCCGGTCGGGTCCGCACGGTAGTTGATCGCGTGAGTCGTCTGGTCCTCGTCGCTGTCGGGGAACGTCAACTCATCGCCGTCAGCGGTTCGCATTCCTTCAGGGGTGTGATAATAAATGACGAACTGTCGGTAGCTGAGTCCGGGTACATTACCCGCTTGCATGGCCTCCTCGCTGAGATCATCCGGCAGGTGGATGTCCGCCTGAACCCGACCCTGTTCTTCGTCACCGGTGAAGGGGTCGGTCCACTCGGTGCCCTGTGGGTGGACGATGACCGAGCCGAACAGTCCCCGCGACAGCAGGTTGGCCTCCTGTGGCGGATCGTCGGCGCTGTCGTAGGCCTGGTTCGCCCCATCGAGGAAGAAGTGACCACCCAGGTTCGAGGCGTACCACCGGTACGTGATCGATTCGCCGGGCTCGACGGTCGTATCCGGGTTGAACCCGACATGCATCCCGTCGCTGTCGTCGACCTCGTACGGCAGCGAGGTCATATGCATCGAGGCCGCTCGGTCGAGGTCGTTGTGGAACTCGATCTCGATGATATCGCCCTTCTCGGCACGAAGTGTGAGCGGCTGGATCAGTCGCGTATCGCCGTCGGCGCGTTTGTCCTCGGGGATCTCTTCGCAAAAGAACTCGTCGTCTTCGTCGTCGTCCTCGAAGACGACCGTGTTCCCGCAGGGTCGCTTTCCGGAGAGCTTTTTGATCTCCTTTCTATCCTCTTCGAGCGCGTACATGACGCCGACCGGCTGGTGGAGGCCGTACCGGTTGTAGACGATGTCGACGTCGATTGCATGGGCATCGAAATGCCGAACCTGTCCAGCTTCATCGGGTTCCTCGGGGACCTCCTCACGTTCGGTAGCGTCCTCTGTGGCCGCAGCTCCGGTCGAGAGTGCTGTCCCCGCTGCGACCGTCCCACTTATCGATAGGAAATCCCGCCGAGACGTTTCAGCCGAGTTGAACAGGGAGTGATCTTCAATCGCGCCATCGGGTGATGATGCATCAGTATCGTCGCCGTTTTCCTGCGACATACATACGATAACAGCCAATATACCCTATTGTAATTGTCATATTACTAAGTATAAATGGCTATAACTAACGTATAACTGCAGTTATTGCCGTGTTTTGCCCGTCTACTACGTTCGGTTTGTTATCTCGCGGCCGAACCACTGGCGAAAACTCCACTACATGATTTAAACGTAGAAAGCTGCTACGCGCGGTTTTATCGTGGTATGCTTAACATATCTTGTCACAGACACTGAGGTATGTGTGTTCAGATTCGATTACTCACAGCGATTTACTGAGGGAAACAACTACCGGAGGGTGTCGACAGCGATTTCACGACGCCGCCCCATCAGATCTGTATGGATTACACTGAGTACGAGGCAGTGGTCTACGATCTCGACGGGACACTAGTCCATCTCGCCGTCGACTGGGCGACTGTCGCCAACGATGTGATCGCGGTCTACGAGGAGGCAGGCGTCGACGCCCGCGCCGCTGATCTCTGGGAGCTGCTGGGACGGGCCGCCGACCACGGAATCAGCGAGGAAGTCAAAGCCACGATCAGCCGCCACGAACACGGTGGTGCGCGGGACTCTCACCGCCTTCCTCTGGCCGACGACGTCGCCGAGCAGTCGGTGCCGGTCGGCGTCTGCTCGCTCAACTGCGAACGGGCCTGCCGGATCGCGCTCGATACACACGAGCTGTCGGCGGGTGTCTCGGCAGTCATCGGTCGGGATTCGGTCGACACCCACAAACCCGACCCCAAGCCGCTGCTGGCGACGCTCTCGGAGTTGGGTGTCGAGTCGGGTGAGGCCGTCTTTATCGGAGACTCCGACCGTGACAGGATAACTGCCGACCGAGCGGGCGTCGACTTTCTGTTTGTCGACTGAATCGCTGTAGCCAGTTAGGCCGAATCCGTGCTCTGCTCGGCCTTTTTGTCGTCTTCGAGTTTGTATTTCGCGTACAGAAAGACCGAAACTGCGGTCAGAAACCAGATCGGCGCGCCGACCCGCACCGCGAAGCTGAGACGGGCTCCCCACGACGGGAGTTCGACGAGGATCGAGAGCCCGGCAACGATTGGTGCGCCGACGATGATGGTGACGACGAACGTCGTCTGCATCACCCAGCCGAAGTCGACGCCATCAGGATCGGTAGTTTCGACGAGATCTGCCACAGATCCATCTCAGTCTGCGACTACTACTGTGTGACGGTTCGCCACTGGAGAGAGATCGGCCACACCGGGAATCGAACTGTTTTATCGGTGCGAAACCAACTGTTGGGGTATGACCACGACCCGTGGGCTCCGCGAGCGAGACCGGCCCATCACGATGCTGACGGCCTACGACGCGCTGACTGCCCGGATCGTTGAGGCCGCCGGAATCGACGTTATCCTCGTCGGCGACAGCATGGGCACCGAAGTGTTGGGGTACGACGACACGCTCGCGGTAACCCGTGAGGAGATGCAAAACCGAACCGCGGCAGTCGTCCGCGGCACCGAAGACGCACTCGTTGTCGCCGATATGCCATTTCTTTCAGTCGGCGTCGACGACAGCGAGACGATTCGGAACGCGGGCCGCATGCTCAAGGAGGCCGGCGCCGACGCCGTCAAACTCGAAAGCGGCCCCCACACGGTCGAGATCACTGATCGACTCACCCAACTCGGGATCCCCGTTATGGCCCATCTGGGCCTGACGCCCCAGCACGTCAACCAACTCGGCGGCTACAGTCGACAGGGAACGACGACCGAGGCCGCCGAAGAGATCCTGTCTCTCGCACGCGCACACGAGGAGGCCGGAGCCTTTGCACTCGTGCTCGAACACGTTCCGGCGAACGTCGCCGGGCAGGTGACCGAGGCACTGAATATCCCGACGATTGGGATCGGGGGCGGTCCCGACTGCGACGGGCAGGTACTCGTACTCACTGATGTGATGGGGCTCAGCGAGGACCAGCCACCGTTCGCCGAGCAGTTCGGTGATGTCGAGGCCGCGATGACCGACGCCGTCGACGCCTATCGGTCAGCGGTTGAAAACGGAGAGTTCCCGTCAGCCGAACACAGCCACGTCGAAGAGAGCGTCGACGACCTCACCGAGTGAGGCGGTCGAGGAACATCGAGAGCGCCGCGTTGAACGCCTGTGGCTGTTCGAGCATCGAGAGATGGGCCGCGTCCTCGATCTGGAGTACCGAGCAGTTCGGCATCTCGGCGGCGAAATACTGATGATATCGGAGCGGCGTCAGCTGGTCGTACTCGCCGACGAGTGCGGCCGCCGGGAGGTCGATCTCGTCGAGTCGACCCAACACGTTGAACAGGTTACTGGTGCGGAAATCCCGGCCCGTGACCGGCTGGCCGGTCTCTCTCAGTCGACGTGTGGATGCCGCCAAGAGTTCGGGGTCCGGATCGTGAAACAGTCGGTCGGAGCCATGAAGAAACTCGACGGCCCGGTCGAAATCAGTCTTCAGCCAGTCGAGCAGATCCGACAACACCGGGAGCCGCGGTCCTGTGCCGGCCAACACCAATCCATCGAGATCGAGATCACGTTCGAGCGCCGCCCAGATCGCGACTGCGCCGCCAAGGGAGTGGCCGACCAGCACCGAGCAGTCGGTGGCCTCGACGACGGCTGCCACGTCATCGGTGTAGGCCGACAGTGTTTCGTAGCCCGCATCGGCGTCGATATCGTCGCTTTCACCGTGGCCGCTGAGGTCGACCGCCGCCACCGGGGTTCGGCTGGCCAGTCTGAACTGGCTTTTCCATGCTTCGTGTGAGCCACCACTACCGTGAATATAACAGCAGCCCGGGCCGGACTGACCGCTCCGGTCGCTGTATTTGTAAGCTGTCGACCGGCCGTGGTGGCTCACGGATTCCATACCTCTATTCGGGCCGAGTTGGGCATAAATCGCCGGACCTTCTCGAATACCGATAGGTAGGTGATTGCGGCTACGATTCGGCTGGTGTCGACTGGTCGACGTCATCGAAAACGAATGCCGCACCTCCTGTGTCGGCGGCCTCGACGCTCACACCCCAGCCGTGGACATCCGCGATTCGCGTGACGATAGCCAGTCCCAGCCCGGTTCCGTCGCCGGTCGTATACCCTTCTTCGAGCACCGACTCGCGGTCGGCGGGCGGAATGCCGGGACCGGTATCGCTGACGACGAGTTGCACCGGCCCGTCGGTTTCGGCCTCTCTCACCGAGATCGTGATCTCCAACCCACCATCGTCGGTGTCGCCCCCGTTCTCAGTGGAGCAGTGTTCCACGGCCTCATCAGAACCCTCCGAGTTCTGGGTGCCTGTCGAATGGTTCGAAAATTCCCGCTGGGAATTTTCGTCATCACGAGAGACGGCGTCGCCGTCTCTCGGACGACTATGCTCGACAGCGTTTCGAATGAGGTTCTCTAGGAGTTGCAGCACGTGCTGTCGGTTGGCCTCAATGTGGATCTCAGCGTCGACCGTGAGTTCGGCGTCGCCGGTTTCGACGTGTTGCCAGGCCGTTGTGACACACGACGCGAGGTCGACCGTTGTGGTGTCGACGGCGGCCGCATCGAGCCGGGCCAGCGTCAGCAGTTCGTCGATCAGTTGTTCCATGCGCTGGTGGGACTCCTGGATTCGGTCGAAATGCGCCGGATCACCGGTCTTGCGGGCCAGTCCGACGTAGCCCGAGGCGACGTTGAGGGGGTTCCGGAGGTCGTGGCTCACGACCGAGGCGAACTGATCAAGCTGCTTGTTCTGCTGTTTGAGCTGTGCCTGCTGGTGGTGTTGGTCGGTGATGTCGTGGACGAGAAAGACGCGACCCACGAGATACTCACGGTCGTCGTACAGTGGTGTGAGTTCGATCTGGTAGTGGTGGCCGTTGAGCTCCATTCGCATGCGCTGGTGGTCGGTCGCCGTGGCCACGGCATGGAACTGCTCGGCGACGCTCGGCACCGATTTGATCAGCTCCGCGAGCGGTCGACCGATGTCGGCATCGGAGAGATCCAGGAGTTCGAGTCCCCGCTGATTGGCGTCGACGAGTCGGTTCTCGCGGTCGGTGACGAACACGGCACTGTTCAGCGTTTCGACGACCGCATTTCGCGCAATCGGTGCGACGTCCATGAACTTCGTTCGCTGGATGCCCCACGTCAGCGAAACGCCGGTGATAGCGAAGCCGACAGCCGTCAGATTGTACGAAATCGTCCGGGTAATAAAGGCAATATCCGTGAGCCACGGGGCGACAATTCCCGCGAGCAGCGCGGCGGCCTGTTTCTGATAGAGGAACTGGCTGGTGAAGACGAACCAAACCAACAGGAACGTCGACACCGCGACCAAGAGATACGAGTAGCCGATATGGAGACCGAAGGCGATGCCGTAGGTCGTCTCCCACCCCGATCCAGTGGCCGGATTCGCCACGAACGTCTCCCAGACGAGATCGGGTCGAATCCAGACGATGGCGTTGAAAATGAGTGGCCAGATCGCCAGCCCACCAATTGTCCGGCGCGTAACGTACTGGTCGTACCCCGTGTACGCGAGCACGAAGACGAACAGGCTCGCAATAACGACCGTAATTCCGGCGAACCACAGTTTCATGAAGGCAACCGACAGAGGTGTGCCCGGCACGACTGTCACAACGAACTCACAACAGGCCCAAAACCCCATCCCGAGCAGTGTCACGACGAGCGGTCGACCACCCGGCTCCTCGCGGAGCTGCCACGCCTGGGTCGCCGCCGCCACCACCAACACAACCGCAACTGCGAACGAGATCGAGTAGAGCGGATACTGCAGCGGCATTTCCTGTGGCTTCTTCGCTCATTTATAAAATCCGTTTGCCGTATCTATCAACAGTAAGAATTGGACCGCGTACGCGGGACACGACGGTCGACCGATGCTCACGACCGCAAACTTCGGTGTGAACCGCAACACAATCTAATTTGGGTACCCCAACGCCTTCATGCGGTTTTTCAGCGGTAGCTTTATATACTTTGAAGAATAACTGTGAGTTAGTACTATGAATGAACCACAGGCAGCCGGTCATGACGACCGCTTCGTGCGGCGCTACGAGTATGACGACCACTCGCTGCTCGCGGTCGACCTCCCGGTCGACGACGAGCAGGTCGATGTGGATGTCGTCGGCTCGACAGCGATTCTCGTCATCGATCACGGCGACCGTCTCACCGAGACGGAGTTTGAACTGCCCGGCACGGACCCAAACGTTGAGTTGAACAACGGCGTACTCGAAATCACGGTGAACAAATGAATCTCACAGTCAAACCACTCAAACAGAAGGACGCCGGTCGACGCCTCGCGGCGGTCGACCGCCTCGCAGCCGACGAACTCGACCTCTCAGGCGGCGATTTCGTCCGTCTCGACAGCGACGACGGCACCGCCATCGCCCGCGTCTGGCCCGGCTACCCGGAGGACGACGGGACCGGTATCGTCCGGATCGACGGTCGACTCCGCCAGGAGGCGGGCGTCGGCATCGACGACAAACTGACCATCGAGAAAGCGGAGGTCAACCCTGCCGAATCGATCACGATTGCCCTGCCACAACGGCTCGGCATCCGTGGGAATATCGATTCGCTGATTCGACGCGAACTCGGTGGCCAGCCAGTCACCTCCGGCCAAAATGTTCAGTTACCACTGGGCTTCGGCTTCATGGGCGGCCAATCGCAGGCTGTTCCACTGAAGATCGCCTCAACGTCGCCATCGGGCACGGTCGTCGTCACTGACTCGACGGAGGTCACCATCTCTGAGAAACCCGCCGAACAGATTCAGGAGGCACCCAGCGGTGCCGCACCGGGCACCTCGGGAACCCCCGACATCGCCTACGAGGACATCGGTGGCCTCGACGACGAACTCGAACAGGTTCGAGAGATGATCGAACTGCCAATGCGGCACCCAGAGCTGTTCAAGCGGCTCGGGATCGACCCACCGAAGGGCGTCCTGCTCC
This sequence is a window from Halohasta litchfieldiae. Protein-coding genes within it:
- a CDS encoding multicopper oxidase domain-containing protein, with product MSQENGDDTDASSPDGAIEDHSLFNSAETSRRDFLSISGTVAAGTALSTGAAATEDATEREEVPEEPDEAGQVRHFDAHAIDVDIVYNRYGLHQPVGVMYALEEDRKEIKKLSGKRPCGNTVVFEDDDEDDEFFCEEIPEDKRADGDTRLIQPLTLRAEKGDIIEIEFHNDLDRAASMHMTSLPYEVDDSDGMHVGFNPDTTVEPGESITYRWYASNLGGHFFLDGANQAYDSADDPPQEANLLSRGLFGSVIVHPQGTEWTDPFTGDEEQGRVQADIHLPDDLSEEAMQAGNVPGLSYRQFVIYYHTPEGMRTADGDELTFPDSDEDQTTHAINYRADPTGNRIPDGSDPEIRENFYNSWLNGDPGGGDNVYPVYVGDPVNVLPMGASVEENHVHHLHGHRWKETPPDISSGTVDSQTVGLGAVYESPLSVASGTSTEGINDFTTVRPNLEFEDSFAVGAGGAHRSTGDVLFHCHLFPHYGEGMWGIMRVLDKERKGFQTLPNNKPPIPLDSDVPGYPEFIPGKFGNTPPFPPYGAAGKEEFRDPTDDEQAALGDDIIPGAPYTDPCDPDVEAEIEGEKREYTIVALPADVVYNDAGHHDPNGIVYVLEENAELVKKGKLNPEPLVIRANVGDCVDITFKNEVTEENIAAIPADRFPEGGEDGNPDSVPIEAGGKSNHIHFVSYDLLGSDSLASGFNYRQDAKSGEKAFYRWFADEEGTIFFHDHITGIEDVMHGSFASLVVEPPKSRWLDPFSGDEIDSGTQAIIEVPDGTDYREFCVAYHDFAQLVDRDGELVNRNEAEHNENAGVMAINYRNTPYYIRDDCDPAYVHSSFVHGDPSTPTFEAYEDDPVRFRLWHGGYEEQHNFTINGRRFDPEGQDPEDAVTQVIGTSEAFALDLLEEPDSIGEGTFIEELDENPAGLPIKDYLYGSRVVDDLWNGMWGLFREFGGEVDHLEPLPDRKAPNETISRKQLKEMGHPAPWSEFNWSETGQLARLLYADKKEERQEFPADKEARQNDAITGDPPELAPSPGRPCPKDADRLQFNVTAFDTEIEYNEYGDVDPYGIAYAMDEDVEAICDGDAPLEPLLLRATQNDCIDLTLTNDIDFDDLDNDHPHPEMQGPDEDWDRSKRISLHPKQVRYNVLGSDGTTVGFNWDQTIGPGEEITYRWYVNEVSVSSVLQDFADIRSNRHHGAYGRLVIEEEGVEFLDPITCEPAPNGRAHSVMKKMPDGDDFRDFSLAFADGQFIINEDDPDNCVVPPGPDIEDSDDPCNQLGDPEDHGYPAINYRSEPFSRRFERADDNPANVYASNIHGDPNTPVLRALLGDPVTFRIHLCADKADGLAFHLAEHQWDRLRGEADSKLVGVDDQISVTKTDRVEPVGGAGGLAESTGDFIYQETRERRKLEGGSWGIFRVEDDRTKFPKEIHPLPDRSKTVPIEHRPNWITMAGNLTGGTKTDLVVIVPDSVRTTDDASGLYLFEDLDSRDDVTDLAAADYSALVEDDDDELVVKLDSGSVAAAKRLRKLLRNAELSVVGAPNDYCADPDELAHLKAVKMTGNRTDANAEKVDLSVDAVDVGADSLKITWGDSSTLTVTEYDTLTE
- a CDS encoding DUF5822 domain-containing protein yields the protein MADLVETTDPDGVDFGWVMQTTFVVTIIVGAPIVAGLSILVELPSWGARLSFAVRVGAPIWFLTAVSVFLYAKYKLEDDKKAEQSTDSA
- a CDS encoding DUF7127 family protein produces the protein MNEPQAAGHDDRFVRRYEYDDHSLLAVDLPVDDEQVDVDVVGSTAILVIDHGDRLTETEFELPGTDPNVELNNGVLEITVNK
- a CDS encoding sensor histidine kinase, which translates into the protein MPLQYPLYSISFAVAVVLVVAAATQAWQLREEPGGRPLVVTLLGMGFWACCEFVVTVVPGTPLSVAFMKLWFAGITVVIASLFVFVLAYTGYDQYVTRRTIGGLAIWPLIFNAIVWIRPDLVWETFVANPATGSGWETTYGIAFGLHIGYSYLLVAVSTFLLVWFVFTSQFLYQKQAAALLAGIVAPWLTDIAFITRTISYNLTAVGFAITGVSLTWGIQRTKFMDVAPIARNAVVETLNSAVFVTDRENRLVDANQRGLELLDLSDADIGRPLAELIKSVPSVAEQFHAVATATDHQRMRMELNGHHYQIELTPLYDDREYLVGRVFLVHDITDQHHQQAQLKQQNKQLDQFASVVSHDLRNPLNVASGYVGLARKTGDPAHFDRIQESHQRMEQLIDELLTLARLDAAAVDTTTVDLASCVTTAWQHVETGDAELTVDAEIHIEANRQHVLQLLENLIRNAVEHSRPRDGDAVSRDDENSQREFSNHSTGTQNSEGSDEAVEHCSTENGGDTDDGGLEITISVREAETDGPVQLVVSDTGPGIPPADRESVLEEGYTTGDGTGLGLAIVTRIADVHGWGVSVEAADTGGAAFVFDDVDQSTPAES
- a CDS encoding HAD family hydrolase, with amino-acid sequence MDYTEYEAVVYDLDGTLVHLAVDWATVANDVIAVYEEAGVDARAADLWELLGRAADHGISEEVKATISRHEHGGARDSHRLPLADDVAEQSVPVGVCSLNCERACRIALDTHELSAGVSAVIGRDSVDTHKPDPKPLLATLSELGVESGEAVFIGDSDRDRITADRAGVDFLFVD
- a CDS encoding sulfite exporter TauE/SafE family protein codes for the protein MVVALTPAFVGVLFVIVIVSGMVNGLAGFGFAVVGTMALATVVDPATAVVVMIIPMLAANVTLVSELSTDELRSCGKRFGPLVVSALLGTIIGMIVLDALPGGPLRVGLGLITLGFVASQQQAVAIPSLGIEGGSTLGSAPAMITIGGVSGLLFGATNVGVQLVAYLRSQDLSHGLFVGVVAMVFVGINALRVGAAGLLGLYPSLTVLGLSVAATVPAIGGVAVGSRLRNRVSSRLRRRLVFGLLTIIGIRLLLGGLGIA
- a CDS encoding alpha/beta fold hydrolase; the encoded protein is MESVSHHGRSTAYKYSDRSGQSGPGCCYIHGSGGSHEAWKSQFRLASRTPVAAVDLSGHGESDDIDADAGYETLSAYTDDVAAVVEATDCSVLVGHSLGGAVAIWAALERDLDLDGLVLAGTGPRLPVLSDLLDWLKTDFDRAVEFLHGSDRLFHDPDPELLAASTRRLRETGQPVTGRDFRTSNLFNVLGRLDEIDLPAAALVGEYDQLTPLRYHQYFAAEMPNCSVLQIEDAAHLSMLEQPQAFNAALSMFLDRLTR
- the panB gene encoding 3-methyl-2-oxobutanoate hydroxymethyltransferase encodes the protein MTTTRGLRERDRPITMLTAYDALTARIVEAAGIDVILVGDSMGTEVLGYDDTLAVTREEMQNRTAAVVRGTEDALVVADMPFLSVGVDDSETIRNAGRMLKEAGADAVKLESGPHTVEITDRLTQLGIPVMAHLGLTPQHVNQLGGYSRQGTTTEAAEEILSLARAHEEAGAFALVLEHVPANVAGQVTEALNIPTIGIGGGPDCDGQVLVLTDVMGLSEDQPPFAEQFGDVEAAMTDAVDAYRSAVENGEFPSAEHSHVEESVDDLTE